ACATCTGTTGGAAAGCGAGTTGTTCGGGCATGCCCGCGGTGCTTTTACCGGAGCGAGCCAGGATAAGAAAGGTTTAGTCGAAGCGGCGAAAGACGGGACACTATTTCTGGATGAACTTGGCGAAATGCCGCTTGCTCTTCAGGTGAAATTGCTGCGTTTCCTTGAAACAGGCGAATTCCGTCGCGTCGGTGATGTCCGCGAGCGCCATGTGACCGTTCGCGTTGTCGCCGCAACGAATCGGGATATGGAAAAAGAAGTCGCCGAAGGACGTTTTCGCGAGGACCTTTATTACCGGTTGAATGTTGTAAAACTGACGATTCCGCCACTGCGGGAACGGAAAGGTGATTTACCCGCGCTGATAGAGCACTTTATTGTGAGGACGAAAGACCCGTCGAAGCAGTTGTCGACAGAAGCATTTGCCGCGCTGGAGCAATACGATTTTCCGGGAAATGTCCGCGAGTTGAGTCACCTGATCGAACGCGGCGTGCTGCTATCGAAAGGAAGCTTGATAGAAGCGGACAATCTGCTTTTACCGAAACAGGTAGCTGTTACCGCCGCTTCCGTTGATGGGGCGACCAGGCTCTGCTCACTTGAAGAAGTCGAAAAAGTGCACATAGAGAACGCCTTAAAGCAGATGAATTGGAACAAAACGAAAGCAGCAGACGTGCTCGGCATCAGCGTCCGGAATCTTTATCGGAAGATTGATCAATATGGGTTGAAAGAGTAGTGAGTTGGGGTGCGGCGAACTGGAAAAAAACGCTCATAATTACCAGTTCGCCAATAAAAATTGATTTTCGCCAATAAATGGATTGAAATCGCCAATAAAAAATTTTTTTCGCCAATAAATCGGAAAAATCGCCAATAAAGTTGTGAACTTCGCCAATAAAATTGTTCACAATTACATAAGCAGGTAATCTTAATGCAATTATCGAATGATTAGGAGAATATACAGAAGGAGTGAAGCTTTTGATAGCGAAAAATCGGTCCATTCCAAAAGAAATAAGGATTTATGAGGCAATTGTAAGGCGATTACCGGTAAATCATCCACGAAAAACAGAATTCGAGAACAAATTATCCAGGAAACGGGCAGGCTATAAAGGTGAAAAAGAATTAGATTACCATGTTTCACAAATAGACCATTCTAAGTTCACAATCTTGCATGATATTAGAATCCCCTATAATGAAACTCACTTCCAAATCGATACCCTATTTATCTCCAATTCCTTCATCATACCAATTGATTCCAAGTATTATGCCGGGACGCTCGAATTTTACCCTGAATTCAACCAAATGATCCAATATTTAAATGGTAATGAAAAAGTTTACCCTGACCCCATCCTCCAGACAAAAATACAAGGCCGGCAGCTCAAAGCCTTTCTAACAAGTCATCAATTTTCTCCACCTCCGTTTGAACCGCTGGTTGCTATCACCAATTCACAAGCCTTGATCAAGAACCCTACCAAAAATAAAGAAGTCAGCCAAAGAGTATTCAAATCCCCGGGCATTTTTTATAAAATCAATCCGTTTCTAGAAAAATATCATAAAGAGATAATCACAAATCAAGATATAAAGAAAATGGTCAAGCTTTTATTGAGAAAACATACACCCTATCTTCCAGAATTAAAAGAACTTCCTTTTAGTGACTTCCAGAAAGGAGTGGAGTGTCCAGCCTGCCATACAATCGGCATGGAAAGATTTCATGGTCTATGGGGTTGCAAGAAGTGCGGCCATACTTCAAAGGACGCACATGTTGCCGCATTGAAAGATTTCTTTCTCATCAATGGGCCGTCGATTTCCAACGCACAATTCAGCGATTTCCTCAACATCTCATCCATCCACCAGTCAAAAAGGCTGCTTTCGGCGCTGGACCTTGAAAGCACCGGATCCACAAAAGGACGAATCTACACCCCGGACAAGAACTTTCGGTTATGGGAATGATCAATTGCTCGGAAATTTGCTCATCGAAGCGTACGCCAATCATACACACCAAGCTGTAGTGTCACATGCCAAAATGGAACACCATGCTAAATTGTTACATGCCAATATTAGAACACGACGCTAAATTGTCACATGTCAAAATTACAGTACCATGCCAAAATGTCACATGCCAAAATTGCAATACCATGCCAAAATGTCACATAACCAGCGGATGAGATCGAGCCAAAAGTTCGATTTCATCCGCTTTTTCTCGTTCACAAAAGTGTCACGATTCCCCTCGCTCCTTACTCCCACAAGCACTCCACCGAGCTATACTCCTGAAAATCAGCCATACCCAAAAAGTTGGCACGCAGCTTGCATTATAAATAAGCAAGAAAACTAGAAAAGGAAGTGGCGACATGCTATCCAATATTGGCATTCCTGGTTTGATCTTGATCCTTACTTTGGCGCTGATCATCTTCGGTCCGAAAAAGCTGCCTGAAATCGGCAGGGCGTTCGGACAGACGCTGAAGGAATTCAAGAAATCGACTCGTGAACTGACAAGTGATATCACTGACGATATCGCGGATGACCTTAAGGAAATCAAGAAAGAAATCTAAACGCATAAAAAGAGGTGACGTAAAATGGGTCTTTTTTCAAACGAGAAAAAGGTGGATTACGATAAAATCGTCGACAAAATGCTGCCAGATGCAAAGAAGGAAATGGATGAATCACAGTATGACACAGAGCTTGGCCTGAACATGGCGCGTGATGCCAGGAAGGTCATCAGCGGCAAACTGAAGATCGAAGACTTCCATAAAGTCTATTCTTCATCACTGACAAAGGAATTCGGCAACTATTACGCTTCAGCTGATGGACCTGATATCAGAAAGGGCGACGGCCCGAAATGGGCGATGGTCATCGACCTGAAAAAATGCGTTGGCTGTGATACATGTACCGTCAGCTGCAAGGCGGAGAACAGGACGCCGCCGGGAATCTCCTACAATGTCGTCATGGAATCGCTCGAAGGAGAGTTCCCGAACATCAAGGCCGTCAACCTGCCAAGGCCGTGCATGCAATGTGACAAACCGGCTTGTGCCCAGGTTTGTCCGACAAGGGCGACTTATAAAATGGAAAACGGAATTGTCGCAATCGACAATGACCGCTGCATCGGCTGCCGCTACTGCATCGTTGCCTGCCCTTATGGCGCGCGCTCCTTCGATTTCGGCGAAAGCTATGAGCAGGAAATGCAAGGTGCCAATGATGTAACAAGCCCTGAATACGGCGTCGAACGCGGCAGCCGCGAGAAAGGCAAGACACCAATCGGCACAGTCCGCAAGTGCAGCTTCTGCTTCCATCGCCTGCAAAGAGGCGAAGAGCCGGCATGTGTGGAAACCTGCATTGGCGATGCTCGCTTCTTCGGCGACATCAGCGACCCGAACAGTGTGGTATCAAAGCTTGCTGCAAGTCCAAGAGCATTCCGGCTGAAGGAAGAGCTTGGAACACATCCGAATGTCATCTATTTAAGATAGGAGGGAATGGCGATGGCCAATCTTGCTGTTGATTTAAAAGAGAAAAGCACAACAAAACCAAAAGTCAATGTGACGATATCAAATGCTTTTAAAATATGGATTTCAGCTTTAACTGTTGCCTTTTTGATCGGCGGTTATTTTATCGTAGAGCGCTTCTTCACGGGGCTTGCGGCTACGAATCTATCAAGCATCACCCCGTGGGGAGCGTGGATCGCTTTTTACATCTTCTTCGTGGGTTTGAGTGCGGGTTCGTTCCTGCTATCAACCCTGATCTACGTTTTCGGGATGGAAGAGTACGAGAGAGTTGGTAAGGCGGCGCTTTTCACCGCGATTGTCTGTATGATCGTCGCGCTGACCTTCGTCCTGATGGACCTTGGCCGTCCGGAGCGCATGCTCAATGCGATCATCTACTGGAATGTCACTTCACCGCTTGCGTGGGAAGTCCACTTTTACCTGGTCTATATCGGCCTATTAACGGTTGAACTGTATATCGCGATGAGGGAAGACCTCGTCCGCGCGGCAAGAACGAACTCATTGAAAGGTTTTATCGCAAGATTCATCACTTTTAAAAACGCAACCATCAATGCTGCAACTAAAAAGCGTGACCATATGTGGATGAAAATCCTTGGCACGATCGGGATTCCCCTGGCGATCCTCGGGGTCCACGGCGGAACTGGTACGATCTTCGCTGTTGTAAAAGCAAGGCCGGCATGGCATACCGCTTTATTCCCGATCATCTTTGTCGTATCGGCGATGGTTTCGGGAACGGCTCTTCTGTTAGCGATGTATATCATCAAGAAAAAAGTGCAGAAACAGCCTGTTGACCGGGGAATGGTCGTCTCACTGGCAAAATTGATGGTCGGCTTCCTGATCATCGACCTTGGCCTCCAATTCTATGAATATCTGATCGGCTGGTACGGACTTGAGGCAGAACACCTTGATACACTGGCAACGATGATGGCCAGTGAAAAAGCCTGGTCGTTCTGGTTCGTGCAAATGTTCCTGGGAGCCGTCATCCCGATCACGATTGTTTTCTGGAAAAAAACGAGCCAGAACGTCAATGCACTGCTTGTGGCTGCTGTCCTGATTGTCATCGGGATCATCGGAGTCCGCTTCAATATTGTTGTCCCGCCGCTAGTCACACCGGTGTTCCACGAACTGCCATGGGGCAATTACGCACCAACAATCAAGGAATGGATGGTCAGCGTCGGCGTCGTCGCCATGGGGCTATTAATCTACTCATTCGGTGAGCTGCTGCTGCCGATCGAAGAAACTTCTGACGAGGTGAGCCATAATGGAAAATAAACCAATGAAACGCCGTGGGTTTTTAAAAGCGCTCGGAACGCTTGGAGCGGTCGCATTCGTCGGACCGGCATTCGTCGGGCCAATCAAGCAGGTCATGGGCGATGTCTGGATCGATGAGCCGCACGGTACCGGCACGGATTATCAGGATTATACAGCGGAAAATGTCATCTTCACTTCATGCCAGCAATGCAATGCGACATGTACGATCAAAACCTATATCACAGCCGGAGCGGCAGGCGGGGCATACTCTTCCATCGTCCGTAAGATCGCCGGCAACCAGTACAGCCCGATCAATATGGTGCAAATCGGCCATATCAACTATGACACACCGGTTTCGCAGGCTGTAAAAGGAACCGGGGATGTCGCAAAAACGGGACGCGGGCTTCGTGGCGGCCGCACTTGCTTGAAAGGGCAGGCCGGCATCCAGACAAACTATGATGCATTCCGGATCCAAAAGCCATTGAAGCGTGTAGGCGAACGAGGCAGCGGCGTCTGGAAAACGGTCAGCTGGGAAGAGGCATACAAGGAAATACTCGAGGGCAGCAAGGACCTTCGCACACCTGGGTTAAAAGAAATGTGGAAATACGCACCGGAAGCTGCAGTCATGGCTGACTGGGATAAGTTAAAAGCAGGCGAAATGACAAAGGCCGATTTCGATAAAAAATACAAGGATATCCTGATCGATACGAACCATCCGGACCTTGGGCCAAAGGCGAACCAGATTGCCGTCATGGCAGGGCACAGGCGCGAATTCATCGAGCGTCTCGCAGCCAACAGCCTCGGCACTGC
The window above is part of the Mesobacillus jeotgali genome. Proteins encoded here:
- a CDS encoding 4Fe-4S dicluster domain-containing protein — its product is MGLFSNEKKVDYDKIVDKMLPDAKKEMDESQYDTELGLNMARDARKVISGKLKIEDFHKVYSSSLTKEFGNYYASADGPDIRKGDGPKWAMVIDLKKCVGCDTCTVSCKAENRTPPGISYNVVMESLEGEFPNIKAVNLPRPCMQCDKPACAQVCPTRATYKMENGIVAIDNDRCIGCRYCIVACPYGARSFDFGESYEQEMQGANDVTSPEYGVERGSREKGKTPIGTVRKCSFCFHRLQRGEEPACVETCIGDARFFGDISDPNSVVSKLAASPRAFRLKEELGTHPNVIYLR
- a CDS encoding NERD domain-containing protein, coding for MIAKNRSIPKEIRIYEAIVRRLPVNHPRKTEFENKLSRKRAGYKGEKELDYHVSQIDHSKFTILHDIRIPYNETHFQIDTLFISNSFIIPIDSKYYAGTLEFYPEFNQMIQYLNGNEKVYPDPILQTKIQGRQLKAFLTSHQFSPPPFEPLVAITNSQALIKNPTKNKEVSQRVFKSPGIFYKINPFLEKYHKEIITNQDIKKMVKLLLRKHTPYLPELKELPFSDFQKGVECPACHTIGMERFHGLWGCKKCGHTSKDAHVAALKDFFLINGPSISNAQFSDFLNISSIHQSKRLLSALDLESTGSTKGRIYTPDKNFRLWE
- the tatA gene encoding twin-arginine translocase TatA/TatE family subunit: MLSNIGIPGLILILTLALIIFGPKKLPEIGRAFGQTLKEFKKSTRELTSDITDDIADDLKEIKKEI
- a CDS encoding sigma-54 dependent transcriptional regulator, with amino-acid sequence MSATRLLVVDDEQDLLELLERRLKRKGFDVDSAGTAEDALELVKKNEYDIGVYDIRLPGMDGIELLKETKKIQPDIEVLILTGHGTIDTAIEAMKVGAFDYITKPYNLSELELTIGKASENKVLKEKNDSMKKIIAQHNEFNIIGDSANFKEVLEMTRRIADSDVPVLIEGESGTGKELFAKALHYWSSRADEPFVPVNSGALPEHLLESELFGHARGAFTGASQDKKGLVEAAKDGTLFLDELGEMPLALQVKLLRFLETGEFRRVGDVRERHVTVRVVAATNRDMEKEVAEGRFREDLYYRLNVVKLTIPPLRERKGDLPALIEHFIVRTKDPSKQLSTEAFAALEQYDFPGNVRELSHLIERGVLLSKGSLIEADNLLLPKQVAVTAASVDGATRLCSLEEVEKVHIENALKQMNWNKTKAADVLGISVRNLYRKIDQYGLKE
- the nrfD gene encoding NrfD/PsrC family molybdoenzyme membrane anchor subunit, translated to MANLAVDLKEKSTTKPKVNVTISNAFKIWISALTVAFLIGGYFIVERFFTGLAATNLSSITPWGAWIAFYIFFVGLSAGSFLLSTLIYVFGMEEYERVGKAALFTAIVCMIVALTFVLMDLGRPERMLNAIIYWNVTSPLAWEVHFYLVYIGLLTVELYIAMREDLVRAARTNSLKGFIARFITFKNATINAATKKRDHMWMKILGTIGIPLAILGVHGGTGTIFAVVKARPAWHTALFPIIFVVSAMVSGTALLLAMYIIKKKVQKQPVDRGMVVSLAKLMVGFLIIDLGLQFYEYLIGWYGLEAEHLDTLATMMASEKAWSFWFVQMFLGAVIPITIVFWKKTSQNVNALLVAAVLIVIGIIGVRFNIVVPPLVTPVFHELPWGNYAPTIKEWMVSVGVVAMGLLIYSFGELLLPIEETSDEVSHNGK